A window from Phalacrocorax carbo chromosome 29, bPhaCar2.1, whole genome shotgun sequence encodes these proteins:
- the WAS gene encoding actin nucleation-promoting factor WAS isoform X3 — MSRGSRGGAPGGDNVPSGLLQQQENLQLFELLGRKCVTLATAVVQLVVAEPGRGWAKRGCGVACLVRDSPRRSYFIRLYGLAAGSLQWEQELHGEMGYAAPTPFFHTFVSHEGQAGLNFADDGEAAAFEGVVQDRLRRRQQRAEKRQLPPPPPPGDAPPLPAVPIANPDITASRYRGLPSPTGPTAGPAASPTAGEQKKGRKKISKADIGAPSGFKHVGHIGWDPNNGFDVAALDPALRALFARAGISEAQLADAETSRIIHDFIQGQGGLQAVREEMRRQGPLPRRAGGGTPPPPAGPPRSRSGPLPPPPPPAGPPPPPRPPSTAPPSRPPRPAPLPRPRPSGGRHPPPRPLPPPPPPPPPPGGGGSAAPPPAPPPARGALLDQIRQGVTLNKTPEVPEGGGGGGQSAGGLVGALMDVMQKRSKVIHSSDEGEDGEEEEEDDEWDD, encoded by the exons ATGAGCCGAGGGAGCCGGGGTGGGGCCCCGGGGGGCGACAACGTCCCCTcggggctgctgcagcagcaggaaaaccTGCAGCTCTTTGAGCTCCTGGGCCGGAAATGTGTG ACGCTGGCGACGGCCGTGGTGCAGCTGGTGGTGGCGGAGCCGGGGCGCGGCTGGGCCAAGCGGGGCTGCGGCGTCGCCTGCCTGGTGCGGGACAGCCCCCGCCGCTCCTACTTCATCCGCCTCTACGGCCTGGCC GCCGGGAGCCTGCagtgggagcaggagctgcacGGGGAGATGGGCTACGCTGCCCCCACCCCATTCTTCCACACCTTCGTCTCCCAT GAGGGCCAGGCGGGGCTGAACTTCGCAGATGACGGGGAGGCGGCCGCCTTCGAGGGGGTGGTCCAGGATCGGCTGCGCCGGCGCCAGCAGCGGGCGG aaAAGCGGCAGCTCCcacccccaccgccccccggcgATG CCCCCCCACTCCCGGCTGTGCCCATCGCCAACCCCGACATCACGGCATCCCGCTACCGggggctgcccagccccacaggaCCCACGGCAGGACCCGCAGCAAGCCCCACAGCCGGGGAGCAGAAGAAGGGCCGCAAAAAGATCTCCAAGGCTGACATCGGGGCCCCCTCTGGCTTCAA acACGTTGGTCACATCGGCTGGGACCCCAACAACGGCTTTGAC GTGGCGGCGCTGGACCCAGCCCTGCGGGCGCTCTTCGCCCGGGCCGGCATCAGCGAGGCGCAGCTGGCCGACGCCGAGACCTCCCGCATCATCCACGACTTCATCCAGGGCCAGGGGGGGCTGCAGGCCGTGCGGGAGGAGATGCGCCGGCAGG GACCCCtcccccgccgggccggggggggcacCCCGCCACCCCCTGCCGGGCCCCCCCGCAGCCGCTCGGGGCCGCTGCCCCCTCCTCCACCTCCCGCGGgtcccccgcccccaccccgccccccctccaccgccccgccctcccgcccccctcgccccgcccccctcccgcggccccgcccctccggGGGccgccaccccccgccccgccccctcccccccccgcccccacccccgcctccccccggtggcggcggcagcgccgctcctccccccgcgccccccccggcccggggggcgcTGCTGGACCAGATCCGCCAGGGCGTGACCCTCAACAAG ACCCCCGAGGTCCccgagggcggcggcggcggcggccagaGCGcgggggggctggtgggggccCTCATGGACGTCATGCAGAAACGCAGCAAAGTCATCCACTCCTCCG ACGAGGGCGAGGacggcgaggaggaggaggaggacgacgAGTGGGACGACtga
- the TBC1D25 gene encoding TBC1 domain family member 25: MAAAGGGACPGGGTALEEECEVVRVRVKKSEGLLPPEFRSFAVDPQITSLDVLHHILARAFDLQGKKSFSVSFAARDPQGQETFIPLLSDGDLAAAFACARPTLRLRLDVRPPAESPLLEDWDIISPREVAAAEPLPERRSLLAAALPFTQALLAQVGRTLARAQAALAWPEGSPPSPPPPPAPCAPLSDADLRTYLGPGGRLLRPHDLRLHVYHGGVEPGLRKVVWRYLLNVFPAGLSGQERLAHLRRKAGEYATLKALLAARAAPAELALVGAAVRKDVVRTDRGHPYFGGPEEGHPHLAALQALLTTFALGHPRLSYCQGMSDVAAPLLAVLDDEAQAFLCFCALMRRLGPRFRPGGRGLARAFAHLRRLLRRADPPFWAFLAARGAHDLLFCYRWLLLELKREFAFEDALRVLEITWSSLPPTPPPPPDGIPLLGAPLGPRRACRGLRERRGLRPRPPRRRRRQRGESETPAEAAGVEGGHEACGDSQEGPRSSSNVQDGSKASADVPAAPASSINDREKSKSSSDIQEGSESSRSIQESPESFRREQENRKSSSNVQGGSKSSGAHCKKPEVFGDVQPGPGGSWNNQEDPKIWEVCSSAKVPGDGQGGLKASREVPGAAKVPWSIREDPKVPMPVGEALGVCAEVGQDPGVPKKVIEGTGALEEISKQPGTYKAGSDVSEAAGKDPGAGADVCENAREGHNISKNVREDLNAQKVGDGRGVSKRIVGDPDVPKEIGRDPKGIGKDPKVSKEVGDSLKEVGNAPNSPQKVGEDPEEVCDDPDAGREAADAPEDPWGGGWAWEDSCSSSSSSSSSSSSEEEVGLEDDGAPLPPPEELGQGNPFLLFLCLAMLLEQREAVMARAGDYNEVAMHFDRLVRRHHLPRVLRRAKGLFARYLEGWGGAPPGGPATG; encoded by the exons ATGGCGgcagcggggggcggggcctgcccGGGGGGCGGGACCGCGCTGGAGGAGGAGTGCGAGGTGGTGCGCGTGCGCGTGAAG AAGAGCGAGGGGCTGCTGCCGCCCGAGTTCCGGTCCTTCGCCGTCGACCCTCAGATCACATCGCTGGACGTGCTGCATCACATCCTGGCCCGCGCCTTCGACCTCCAGGG GAAAAAGAGCTTCTCAGtcagcttcgcggcccgtgaccCGCAGGGCCAGGAAACCTTCATCCCGCTGCTGAGCGATGGGGACCTGGCAGCTGCCTTCGCCTGCGCCCGGCCCACCCTGCGCCTGCGCCTCGACGTCCGGCCCCCCGCCGAAA GCCCGCTGCTGGAGGACTGGGACATCATCAGCCCCCGGGAGGTGGCAGCGGCAGAGCCCCTTCCTGAGCGCCGCTCGCTCCTGGCTGCAGCGCTGCCCTTCACCCAGGCCCTGCTGGCACAG GTGGGCCGGACGCTGGCCCGGGCCCAGGCAGCCCTGGCGTGGCCCGAGGGgtcccctccctcgccccccccgccaccggccCCCTGTGCCCCACTGAGCGACGCCGACCTCCGCACCTACCTGGGCCCTGGTGGGCGGCTGCTGCGCCCCCACGACCTCCGCCTCCACGTCTACCACGGCGGCGTCGAGCCGGGCCTGCGTAAG gtGGTCTGGCGGTACCTGCTGAACGTCTTCCCGGCAGGGCTGTCGGGGCAGGAGCGGCTGGCCCACCTGCGGCGCAAGGCGGGCGAGTACGCGACGCTGAAGGCCCTGCTGGCTGCCCGAGCAGCCCCGGCCGAGCTGGCGCTGGTGGGAGCGGCTGTGCGCAAGGACGTGGTGCGCACTGACCGGGGACACCCCTATTTCGGGGGTCCCGAGGAGGGACACCCCCACCTGGCCGCCCTGCAGGCCCTGCTCACCACCTTCGCCCTGGGCCACCCGCGCCTCTCCTACTGCCAGGGCATGTCGGACGTGGCTGCCCcgctgctggctgtgctggatgACGAGGCCCAGgccttcctctgcttctgcGCCCTCATGCGCCGCCTCGGCCCCCGCTTCCGCCCGGGCGGCCGGGGGCTGGCCCGCGCCTTCGCCCACCTCCGGCGCCTCCTGCGCCGCGCCGACCCGCCTTTCTGGGCTTTCCTGGCCGCGCGTGGCGCCCACGACCTGCTCTTCTGCTAccgctggctgctgctggagctcaaGCGGGAATTCGCCTTTGAGGACGCCCTGCGGGTGCTGGAGATCACCTGGAGCTCGCTGCCGCCcaccccgccgccccccccggaTGGCATCCCCCTCCTGGGTGCCCCGCTGGGGCCGCGCCGGGCCTGCCGAGGTCTGCGTGAGCGGCGCGGGctgcgcccccggcccccgcgccGGCGGCGCAGGCAGCGGGGCGAGAGCGAGACCCCGGCGGAGGCGGCCGGCGTTGAAGGTGGCCATGAGGCCTGTGGGGACAGTCAGGAGGGTCCCAGGAGCTCCAGCAACGTCCAAGATGGTTCCAAAGCCTCTGCGGATGTCCCAGCGGCTCCTGCAAGCTCCATCAACGACCGAGAGAAATCAAAGAGCTCCAGTGACATCCAGGAGGGTTCTGAGAGCTCCAGGAGCATCCAGGAGAGTCCCGAGAGCTTTAGGCGTGAGCAAGAGAATCGTAAGAGTTCCAGCAATGTCCAGGGTGGCTCCAAGAGCTCTGGGGCCCACTGCAAGAAGCCTGAGGTATTTGGGGACGTCCAGCCTGGTCCTGGTGGTTCCTGGAATAACCAAGAGGATCCGAAGATCTGGGAGGTCTGCAGCAGTGCCAAGGTCCCTGGGGATGGCCAGGGTGGCCTTAAAGCCTCCAGGGAGGTCCCAGGCGCTGCTAAAGTCCCCTGGAGCATCCGAGAGGATCCCAAAGTCCCCATGCCTGTTGGGGAAGCCCTTGGTGTCTGTGCGGAGGTTGGCCAAGACCCTGGTGTTCCCAAGAAGGTCATCGAAGGCACCGGCGCTCTCGAGGAGATCAGCAAACAACCCGGCACCTACAAGGCAGGCTCCGACGTCTCTGAGGCAGCTGGCAAAGACCCCGGCGCCGGCGCCGATGTCTGCGAGAACGCTCGCGAAGGTCACAACATCTCTAAGAACGTACGTGAAGATCTGAACGCCCAGAAGGTTGGCGACGGCCGCGGCGTTTCCAAGAGGATTGTGGGAGACCCTGACGTGCCCAAAGAGATCGGCAGAGACCCCAAAGGGATTGGCAAAGACCCCAAGGTCTCCAAAGAGGTTGGTGACTCCCTCAAAGAGGTTGGCAACGCCCCCAACTCCCCCCAGAAAGTTGGTGAAGACCCCGAAGAGGTATGCGATGACCCTGACGCGGGCAGGGAGGCTGCCGACGCCCCTGAGGACCCCTGGGGGGGTGGTTGGGCCTGGGAGGattcctgctcctcttcctcatcctcgtcctcctcctcgtcctcgGAGGAGGAAGTGGGTTTGGAGGACGACGGGGCGCCGCTGCCACCGCcggaggagctggggcaggggaaccccttcctcctcttcctctgcctggcCATGCTGCTGGAGCAGCGCGAGGCGGTGATGGCGCGCGCGGGGGACTACAACGAGGTGGCCATGCACTTCGACCGCCTGGTGCGGCGGCACCACCTGCCCCGCGTCCTGCGCCGCGCCAAGGGGCTCTTCGCCCGCTacctggagggctgggggggcgcgCCCCCGGGGGGGCCTGCCACGGGCTAG
- the WAS gene encoding actin nucleation-promoting factor WAS isoform X2, which translates to MSRGSRGGAPGGDNVPSGLLQQQENLQLFELLGRKCVTLATAVVQLVVAEPGRGWAKRGCGVACLVRDSPRRSYFIRLYGLAAGSLQWEQELHGEMGYAAPTPFFHTFVSHEGQAGLNFADDGEAAAFEGVVQDRLRRRQQRAEKRQLPPPPPPGDERRGSLPRAPTASADSSAPPLPAVPIANPDITASRYRGLPSPTGPTAGPAASPTAGEQKKGRKKISKADIGAPSGFKHVGHIGWDPNNGFDVAALDPALRALFARAGISEAQLADAETSRIIHDFIQGQGGLQAVREEMRRQGPLPRRAGGGTPPPPAGPPRSRSGPLPPPPPPAGPPPPPRPPSTAPPSRPPRPAPLPRPRPSGGRHPPPRPLPPPPPPPPPPGGGGSAAPPPAPPPARGALLDQIRQGVTLNKTPEVPEGGGGGGQSAGGLVGALMDVMQKRSKVIHSSDEGEDGEEEEEDDEWDD; encoded by the exons ATGAGCCGAGGGAGCCGGGGTGGGGCCCCGGGGGGCGACAACGTCCCCTcggggctgctgcagcagcaggaaaaccTGCAGCTCTTTGAGCTCCTGGGCCGGAAATGTGTG ACGCTGGCGACGGCCGTGGTGCAGCTGGTGGTGGCGGAGCCGGGGCGCGGCTGGGCCAAGCGGGGCTGCGGCGTCGCCTGCCTGGTGCGGGACAGCCCCCGCCGCTCCTACTTCATCCGCCTCTACGGCCTGGCC GCCGGGAGCCTGCagtgggagcaggagctgcacGGGGAGATGGGCTACGCTGCCCCCACCCCATTCTTCCACACCTTCGTCTCCCAT GAGGGCCAGGCGGGGCTGAACTTCGCAGATGACGGGGAGGCGGCCGCCTTCGAGGGGGTGGTCCAGGATCGGCTGCGCCGGCGCCAGCAGCGGGCGG aaAAGCGGCAGCTCCcacccccaccgccccccggcgATG AGCGTCGCGGGAGCCTGCCCCGCGCCCCCACGGCCTCCGCCGACAGCAGTG CCCCCCCACTCCCGGCTGTGCCCATCGCCAACCCCGACATCACGGCATCCCGCTACCGggggctgcccagccccacaggaCCCACGGCAGGACCCGCAGCAAGCCCCACAGCCGGGGAGCAGAAGAAGGGCCGCAAAAAGATCTCCAAGGCTGACATCGGGGCCCCCTCTGGCTTCAA acACGTTGGTCACATCGGCTGGGACCCCAACAACGGCTTTGAC GTGGCGGCGCTGGACCCAGCCCTGCGGGCGCTCTTCGCCCGGGCCGGCATCAGCGAGGCGCAGCTGGCCGACGCCGAGACCTCCCGCATCATCCACGACTTCATCCAGGGCCAGGGGGGGCTGCAGGCCGTGCGGGAGGAGATGCGCCGGCAGG GACCCCtcccccgccgggccggggggggcacCCCGCCACCCCCTGCCGGGCCCCCCCGCAGCCGCTCGGGGCCGCTGCCCCCTCCTCCACCTCCCGCGGgtcccccgcccccaccccgccccccctccaccgccccgccctcccgcccccctcgccccgcccccctcccgcggccccgcccctccggGGGccgccaccccccgccccgccccctcccccccccgcccccacccccgcctccccccggtggcggcggcagcgccgctcctccccccgcgccccccccggcccggggggcgcTGCTGGACCAGATCCGCCAGGGCGTGACCCTCAACAAG ACCCCCGAGGTCCccgagggcggcggcggcggcggccagaGCGcgggggggctggtgggggccCTCATGGACGTCATGCAGAAACGCAGCAAAGTCATCCACTCCTCCG ACGAGGGCGAGGacggcgaggaggaggaggaggacgacgAGTGGGACGACtga